The following are encoded together in the Oligoflexus sp. genome:
- the rnk gene encoding nucleoside diphosphate kinase regulator — protein MKTNNSIIISERDYNDLVNMLESLSTSDFRKASFLEEEMLRAEIVESGNMPPEVVAMNSNVRFVDMESGEVLGVQVTYPWDSNIDEGKVSVLAPLGSALLGLGVGQEIAWPLPNGRTKNLRVVRVEKETESAVAM, from the coding sequence ATGAAGACCAACAACTCCATAATCATTTCCGAAAGAGACTACAACGATCTTGTGAATATGCTGGAATCTTTGAGCACATCTGACTTCAGGAAAGCGTCTTTCCTGGAAGAGGAAATGCTGCGCGCGGAAATCGTGGAATCGGGGAATATGCCGCCCGAAGTCGTGGCCATGAATTCCAACGTGCGCTTTGTGGATATGGAATCAGGTGAAGTCCTCGGGGTGCAGGTCACTTATCCTTGGGATTCCAATATTGATGAAGGCAAGGTGTCCGTGCTGGCGCCTCTAGGAAGTGCGCTTCTTGGTTTGGGAGTGGGCCAGGAAATTGCCTGGCCTCTCCCGAACGGTCGCACCAAAAACCTTCGGGTGGTGCGTGTGGAGAAGGAAACTGAAAGTGCGGTCGCCATGTGA